In Engraulis encrasicolus isolate BLACKSEA-1 chromosome 15, IST_EnEncr_1.0, whole genome shotgun sequence, the following proteins share a genomic window:
- the foxm1 gene encoding forkhead box protein M1 isoform X2: MITMRESPRRPLILKRRKLPFQRIEPDAGHDEPDGPQRKDVVSPSSAQCFTDGIRIMDHPSMPDTQVVVIPKTADLKSVIGALTAKGKECGPQGPNKFILLSGSGTLDEEVESLCLPAVDTTGKPCQGDLVSPSMLKEGTQVECLTDSKSLTTIKPLNKELECSPLDDSLTNIQWLGRMSTDGLGPDDAAKKVSDKENQESCQQLPQLPRETEGNVNDPQSERPPYSYMAMIQFAINSKKNRRMTLKEIYTWIEDHFPYFRNVAKPGWKNSIRHNLSLHDMFVRETAQDGRVSYWTIRPEANRCLTLDQVYKQQKRVSSELKRTAAAIVPSERKMKPLLPRTDSYFVPIQLPLTSPLFLPTSAQFSLAGSQPTCGSYGAGKRVRIAPKETVKEEPQSLAIIRESIMVTPALSSTARRESSSSRRKQRLVLPSTEEPVLLFPDSTFFDSGVASDNSVFQDTRDGEISQHHHQPQHQQQNQAPLPLPSIAEPDSPYREYTFKTPIKSAAQPASSTPSKLPTVPEPWRVTPLGKINRNVLDFSPIRTPTGPVLTPQRYDHHNTFSFSSTPFKELPLFSSPRELLSSGQAGRGSSSTSTPACSRELLQMGGCPSSLANRSLTEGLVLDTMNDSLSKILVDISFSALDDEELGVGNISWSQFIPELK; the protein is encoded by the exons ATGATCACAATGCGAGAGAGCCCTCGGAGACCATTGATCCTCAAGCGGAGGAAACTGCCATTTCAAAGAATTGAGCCAGATGCTGGGCATGATGAGCCAGACGGGCCGCAACGTAAGGATGTTGTTTCTCCGTCCAGTGCTCAGTGCTTTACGGATGGCATTCGAATCATGGATCACCCAAGCATGCCTGACACTCAAGTGGTTGTCATTCCTAAAACTGCAGACCTGAAAAGTGTGATTGGCGCTCTTACTGCCAAAGGAAAGGAGTGTGGTCCTCAAGGGCCGAACAAGTTCATTCTCCTGAGTGGCAGTGGAACTCTTGATGAAGAGGTGGAGTCTCTTTGCCTGCCCGCAGTAGACACGACTGGGAAACCATGCCAAGGAGACTTGGTATCCCCCTCTATGTTAAAAGAAGGCACACAGGTGGAGTGTTTAACAGACAGCAAGTCTCTAACCACAATTAAGCCAT TAAACAAGGAGCTAGAGTGCAGCCCACTGGATGACAGCTTGACCAACATTCAATGGCTCGGACGGATGAGCACAGATGGTCTTGGACCTGATGATGCTGCAAAGAAAGTCTCGGACAAGGAGAACCAGGAGTCCTGTCAGCAACTTCCACAG CTGCCCAGAGAGACTGAAGGCAACGTCAACGACCCACAGTCAGAAAGACCTCCGTACTCCTACATGGCTATGATTCAGTTTGCCATCAACAGCAAGAAAAACAGGCGGATGACGCTAAAGGAAATCTACACTTGGATCGAAGACCACTTCCCGTACTTCAGAAATGTAGCCAAACCAGGCTGGAAG AACTCCATTCGCCACAACTTGTCCTTACATGACATGTTTGTGCGCGAGACTGCTCAAGATGGCAGGGTCTCATATTGGACCATTCGCCCAGAGGCCAACCGATGTCTCACCCTGGACCAGGTGTACAAG CAACAGAAAAGGGTCTCTTCAGAGCTGAAGAGGACGGCGGCAGCAATAGTGCCTTCAG agagaaagatgaagccTCTTTTGCCCCGGACGGACTCCTACTTTGTTCCGATCCAACTGCCCCTGACCTCCCCACTGTTTTTACCCACGTCAGCGCAGTTCTCTCTGGCAGGCTCGCAACCCACCTGTGGCTCCTACGGTGCAGGGAAGAGGGTCCGCATTGCTCCAAAG GAGACGGTAAAGGAAGAGCCCCAGAGCCTGGCCATCATCAGGGAGAGCATCATGGTGACTCCTGCCCTCAGCAGCACGGCTAGGCGCGAGTCCAGCAGTTCGCGCCGCAAGCAGCGCCTAGTCCTGCCCTCCACGGAGGAGCCTGTCCTGCTCTTCCCCGACAGCACTTTCTTCGACTCGGGCGTCGCCTCTGACAACTCGGTCTTCCAGGACACACGGGATGGCGAAATCAGCCAGCATCATCACCAACCCCAGCACCAGCAACAGAATCAGGCACCATTGCCGCTACCTAGCATTGCTGAGCCTGACAGCCCTTACCGGGAGTACACCTTCAAGACGCCCATCAAGAGCGCCGCCCAGCCGGCCTCGTCTACGCCCAGCAAGCTGCCCACCGTGCCCGAGCCTTGGAGGGTGACGCCACTGGGCAAGATCAACCGCAATGTGCTGGACTTCAGCCCCATCCGTACGCCCACGGGCCCCGTGCTCACGCCGCAGCGCTACGAccaccacaacaccttcagcTTCAGCAGTACGCCCTTCAAGGAGCTTCCGCTCTTCAGCTCGCCCCGGGAGCTGCTGAGCTCAGGGCAGGCTGGGAGgggctcctcttccacctccacgcCGGCCTGCTCTCGAGAGCTGCTCCAGATGGGCGGGTGCCCGTCGAGCCTGGCCAACCGCTCCCTGACGGAGGGCCTGGTGCTGGACACCATGAACGACAGCCTGAGCAAGATCCTGGTGGACATCAGCTTCTCGGCCCTGGACGACGAGGAGCTGGGCGTGGGGAATATCAGCTGGTCACAGTTCATTCCGGAACTCAAGTGA
- the foxm1 gene encoding forkhead box protein M1 isoform X1 has protein sequence MITMRESPRRPLILKRRKLPFQRIEPDAGHDEPDGPQRKDVVSPSSAQCFTDGIRIMDHPSMPDTQVVVIPKTADLKSVIGALTAKGKECGPQGPNKFILLSGSGTLDEEVESLCLPAVDTTGKPCQGDLVSPSMLKEGTQVECLTDSKSLTTIKPLNKELECSPLDDSLTNIQWLGRMSTDGLGPDDAAKKVSDKENQESCQQLPQLPRETEGNVNDPQSERPPYSYMAMIQFAINSKKNRRMTLKEIYTWIEDHFPYFRNVAKPGWKNSIRHNLSLHDMFVRETAQDGRVSYWTIRPEANRCLTLDQVYKPVVDPTTPSSLQTLQVCDSQQQKRVSSELKRTAAAIVPSERKMKPLLPRTDSYFVPIQLPLTSPLFLPTSAQFSLAGSQPTCGSYGAGKRVRIAPKETVKEEPQSLAIIRESIMVTPALSSTARRESSSSRRKQRLVLPSTEEPVLLFPDSTFFDSGVASDNSVFQDTRDGEISQHHHQPQHQQQNQAPLPLPSIAEPDSPYREYTFKTPIKSAAQPASSTPSKLPTVPEPWRVTPLGKINRNVLDFSPIRTPTGPVLTPQRYDHHNTFSFSSTPFKELPLFSSPRELLSSGQAGRGSSSTSTPACSRELLQMGGCPSSLANRSLTEGLVLDTMNDSLSKILVDISFSALDDEELGVGNISWSQFIPELK, from the exons ATGATCACAATGCGAGAGAGCCCTCGGAGACCATTGATCCTCAAGCGGAGGAAACTGCCATTTCAAAGAATTGAGCCAGATGCTGGGCATGATGAGCCAGACGGGCCGCAACGTAAGGATGTTGTTTCTCCGTCCAGTGCTCAGTGCTTTACGGATGGCATTCGAATCATGGATCACCCAAGCATGCCTGACACTCAAGTGGTTGTCATTCCTAAAACTGCAGACCTGAAAAGTGTGATTGGCGCTCTTACTGCCAAAGGAAAGGAGTGTGGTCCTCAAGGGCCGAACAAGTTCATTCTCCTGAGTGGCAGTGGAACTCTTGATGAAGAGGTGGAGTCTCTTTGCCTGCCCGCAGTAGACACGACTGGGAAACCATGCCAAGGAGACTTGGTATCCCCCTCTATGTTAAAAGAAGGCACACAGGTGGAGTGTTTAACAGACAGCAAGTCTCTAACCACAATTAAGCCAT TAAACAAGGAGCTAGAGTGCAGCCCACTGGATGACAGCTTGACCAACATTCAATGGCTCGGACGGATGAGCACAGATGGTCTTGGACCTGATGATGCTGCAAAGAAAGTCTCGGACAAGGAGAACCAGGAGTCCTGTCAGCAACTTCCACAG CTGCCCAGAGAGACTGAAGGCAACGTCAACGACCCACAGTCAGAAAGACCTCCGTACTCCTACATGGCTATGATTCAGTTTGCCATCAACAGCAAGAAAAACAGGCGGATGACGCTAAAGGAAATCTACACTTGGATCGAAGACCACTTCCCGTACTTCAGAAATGTAGCCAAACCAGGCTGGAAG AACTCCATTCGCCACAACTTGTCCTTACATGACATGTTTGTGCGCGAGACTGCTCAAGATGGCAGGGTCTCATATTGGACCATTCGCCCAGAGGCCAACCGATGTCTCACCCTGGACCAGGTGTACAAG CCTGTGGTTGACCCCaccaccccttcctccctccagacCTTGCAGGTCTGTGACTCACAA CAACAGAAAAGGGTCTCTTCAGAGCTGAAGAGGACGGCGGCAGCAATAGTGCCTTCAG agagaaagatgaagccTCTTTTGCCCCGGACGGACTCCTACTTTGTTCCGATCCAACTGCCCCTGACCTCCCCACTGTTTTTACCCACGTCAGCGCAGTTCTCTCTGGCAGGCTCGCAACCCACCTGTGGCTCCTACGGTGCAGGGAAGAGGGTCCGCATTGCTCCAAAG GAGACGGTAAAGGAAGAGCCCCAGAGCCTGGCCATCATCAGGGAGAGCATCATGGTGACTCCTGCCCTCAGCAGCACGGCTAGGCGCGAGTCCAGCAGTTCGCGCCGCAAGCAGCGCCTAGTCCTGCCCTCCACGGAGGAGCCTGTCCTGCTCTTCCCCGACAGCACTTTCTTCGACTCGGGCGTCGCCTCTGACAACTCGGTCTTCCAGGACACACGGGATGGCGAAATCAGCCAGCATCATCACCAACCCCAGCACCAGCAACAGAATCAGGCACCATTGCCGCTACCTAGCATTGCTGAGCCTGACAGCCCTTACCGGGAGTACACCTTCAAGACGCCCATCAAGAGCGCCGCCCAGCCGGCCTCGTCTACGCCCAGCAAGCTGCCCACCGTGCCCGAGCCTTGGAGGGTGACGCCACTGGGCAAGATCAACCGCAATGTGCTGGACTTCAGCCCCATCCGTACGCCCACGGGCCCCGTGCTCACGCCGCAGCGCTACGAccaccacaacaccttcagcTTCAGCAGTACGCCCTTCAAGGAGCTTCCGCTCTTCAGCTCGCCCCGGGAGCTGCTGAGCTCAGGGCAGGCTGGGAGgggctcctcttccacctccacgcCGGCCTGCTCTCGAGAGCTGCTCCAGATGGGCGGGTGCCCGTCGAGCCTGGCCAACCGCTCCCTGACGGAGGGCCTGGTGCTGGACACCATGAACGACAGCCTGAGCAAGATCCTGGTGGACATCAGCTTCTCGGCCCTGGACGACGAGGAGCTGGGCGTGGGGAATATCAGCTGGTCACAGTTCATTCCGGAACTCAAGTGA
- the si:ch73-352p4.8 gene encoding cystine/glutamate transporter — MEAGTKAESVVAAAGSNGKAEVTGQESGDGDGPEAVHLRRTIGLLPAVSFIFGTVVGSGIFIAPKGVLMNSGNSVGLSLLVWLLCGILSMCGALCYAELGTTFKKSGGHYTYLLETLGPLPAFLRLWSEFMFVRPAVASYVSLAFGRYVLEPFFSPCSAPASLVAMVSIIGVTSVVAVNCWSVTLASRTQVTLTVIKMLALILIIIPGIIALGRGQTENFQNAFDTESLVLTKLPLAFYSGLYAYGGWFYLNFVTEEVINPNRNIPLAIIISMVTVTICYVLVNVAYYTMMSADELLMSEAVAVTFANRAIRGLSSLIPVLVSASCLGALNGGFFAVPRMLFVGAREGHWPVLFSMIHIRRETPLPAVLLLYPLVVLMVGRGDIYQLINFASFSRWVFIAMATLGMLIHRYRFPQHPRPFKVPLAVAIVFTVVCFFIVGLSLYSDPWNTGGSCILTLSGVPIYYLTVKHQYVPRRFRRAFDYVCRQLQILLEVAKQEVRTF, encoded by the exons ATGGAGGCGGGAACCAAAGCCGAGAgcgtggtggcggcggcgggcaGCAATGGGAAGGCTGAGGTGACGGGCCAGGAGTCGGGTGACGGTGACGGGCCAGAGGCGGTGCACCTGAGGAGGACCATCGGCCTCCTGCCGGCCGTCTCCTTCATCTTCGGCACCGTGGTGGGCAGCGGGATCTTCATCGCCCCCAAAGGGGTGCTCATGAACAGCGGCAACAGCGTGGGCCTGTCCCTACTGGTCTGGCTGCTCTGCGGAATTCTCTCCATGTGTG GTGCCCTTTGCTATGCTGAGCTGGGTACAACCTTTAAGAAGTCGGGAGGACACTACACCTACCTGCTGGAGACCTTGGGGCCTCTGCCCGCCTTCCTCAGACTGTGGTCCGAGTTCATGTTTGTCAG GCCAGCTGTGGCATCTTACGTTTCCCTGGCATTTGGTCGCTATGTGCTGGAGCCCTTCTTCTCCCCGTGTTCAGCACCCGCATCACTGGTTGCCATGGTTAGCATCATTGGAGTCA CCTCTGTGGTGGCAGTGAACTGCTGGAGTGTGACCCTGGCCTCTCGGACGCAAGTGACGCTGACCGTTATCAAGATGCTGGCCCtgatcctcatcatcatccccgGCATCATAGCACTGGGACGAG GACAGACAGAGAATTTTCAGAATGCCTTCGATACTGAATCACTTGTTCTAACAAAACTGCCCCTGGCATTTTACTCCGGCCTCTATGCTTATGGTGGATG GTTCTACTTAAACTTTGTCACAGAAGAGGTCATAAACCCAAACAG AAACATTCCACTGGCAATCATAATCTCCATGGTGACAGTGACAATATGTTACGTGCTGGTGAACGTTGCTTACTACACCATGATGTCTGCGGACGAGCTTCTCATGTCTGAGGCAGTGGCTGTG ACTTTTGCCAACCGTGCCATCAGAGGTCTATCCTCTCTGATACCTGTCCTGGTCTCTGCCTCCTGCCTTGGAGCGCTCAATGGTGGATTCTTTGCAGTGCCaag GATGCTCTTTGTGGGGGCCAGGGAAGGCCACTGGCCagttctcttctccatgatccacATCCGCAGGGAGACACCATTACCAGCTGTGCTGCTCTTG TATCCTCTGGTGGTCCTCATGGTAGGACGGGGGGACATCTACCAGCTCATCAATTttgcctctttctctcgctgGGTCTTCATTGCCATGGCAACCTTGGGGATGCTCATCCATAGGTACCGCTTCCCACAGCACCCAAGGCCTTTCAAG GTGCCCTTGGCGGTGGCTATCGTCTTCACAGTGGTGTGCTTCTTCATCGTGGGCCTGTCTCTCTACTCCGACCCCTGGAACACTGGGGGAAGCTGCATCCTCACCCTGTCTGGAGTGCCCATCTATTACCTGACTGTCAAACACCAGTATGTCCCACGTCGCTTCAGACGGGCTTTCG ATTATGTCTGCAGGCAGCTTCAGATCCTGTTAGAGGTGGCAAAGCAGGAAGTGCGTACCTTTTGA
- the rhno1 gene encoding RAD9, HUS1, RAD1-interacting nuclear orphan protein 1: MSRNTRKRRLHNPNKSRLTFVEAPISGDIHQYGPQLRSAINPRSFISEEPRQNGTAWVSPQFDQIRVPDVVPRRTRRCHSQSTTTTTTRHNSTCTNVRKSAASKYPPLAFDTGGAERVHGKKRRLLRGAKMAPVPESNPASCGPGPSNTSSAEVDIETPQRRTFLRRRSIESALASNTLHPLPHVGSETPQRRSSIQRKSIGSTLALHTLHEVSAESRETSASPAVPHSHTQMKHFTPSSESRTSGRLSSPNVGNYTLPPDIDTPEMPHKAPPPASKVTFLDLLLPLTPPHSYNLDILVEDTPERDYGLKVTWRKRKNILRSLIRRGLLTSQQAEVVA; the protein is encoded by the exons ATGTCCCGCAACACGCGAAAGAGGAGGTTGCATAACCCAAACAAGAGTCGGCTAACTTTTGTTGAAGCACCCATCAGCGGGGACATACATCAGTATGGGCCACAACTACGAAGTGCCATTAACCCAAGGTCGTTTATATCCGAGGAGCCCCGTCAGAATGGCACAGCATGG GTGTCACCCCAGTTTGACCAGATTCGAGTCCCTGATGTGGTGCCAAGGAGGACTAGGAGGTGCCATTCACAATCTACAACCACAACAACCACAAGACACAATTCAACATGTACAAACGTGAGAAAGTCAGCTGCTAGTAAATACCCCCCATTAGCATTTGACACTGGTGGCGCTGAGAGAGTGCATGGCAAGAAGAGACGGTTACTTAGAGGGGCTAAGATGGCACCAGTGCCTGAGTCAAACCCAGCTTCCTGTGGGCCAGGTCCCTCAAACACCTCCTCAGCTGAAGTGGATATAGAAACACCACAGCGGAGGACCTTTCTACGGAGAAGaagcatcgaaagtgcccttgcTTCAAACACACTGCATCCCCTGCCACATGTGGGCTCAGAGACGCCACAGAGGAGGAGCTCTATACAGAGAAAAAGCATAGGAAGCACCCTCGCTTTACACACGCTGCATGAGGTATCTGCTGAGAGCAGGGAGACCTCAGCCTCTCCTGCTGttcctcacagtcacacacaaatgaAACATTTTACCCCATCATCTGAATCGCGCACCTCTGGACGATTAAGCTCGCCAAATGTGGGGAATTACACTTTGCCCCCTGATATTGATACTCCAGAGATGCCACACAAGGCACCACCTCCAGCATCAAAAGTTACTTTTTTAGATCTACTCCTGCCCTTAACTCCACCACACTCGTATAACTTGGACATTCTTGTGGAGGACACTCCAGAGAGAGACTATGGTCTGAAAGTTACTtggagaaagaggaaaaacatTCTGAGATCACTTATAAGACGAGGCCTGCTGACTAGCCAGCAGGCTGAGGTTGTTGCCTAA